DNA from Pseudomonadota bacterium:
GTTGATTGTGAAAGTAAAAGTGATCATAAAGAATTTTATCTAAAAAAAATATTGAATGAACCGCTTGAATACCCAACCGGTTCAGGCTCAGTCTATAGTGATCTTGGCTTTATACTCCTTGGTTTTATTATTGAAAAACTAATAGGAAGGAATCTGGACGACTATTTACGGGAAAAAATACTGGATCCGATAGGAATAGGGAAAAACATATTTTTTCAGCGACATGAATCGTTTTCCCTAGAAAAAGAGAATTTCGTGCCTATGGAAATCTGTCCCTGGAGAAAAAGACTTATTCAGGGTGAAGTAAGTGATGAAAACTGCTGGGCTCTGGGTGGCGTTGCAGGTCACGCCGGATTGTTTGCCGATCTAGATTCAGTTCTTGCCCTGACAGCTTTTATCCTGGATATGTGGCAAGGAAGGAAGACCCATCCGGAAATAAACAATACCGATCTTCAGAAATGTCTGCGGCGAAGGGAGGAAATAAAAGAAAGCAGCTGGGCTCTTGGTTTTGACACTCCAACCGTTGGTAAATCAAGCAGCGGCAGATATTTTTCACCCGAAAGTGTTGGTCATCTCGGTTTTACCGGCACCTCTTTCTGGATTGATCCCGAAAGAGATCTGGTTGTGGTTCTGCTCACCAATCGGATTCATCCAAGCCGCGGAAATGAAAAGATAAAGGAGTTTCGGCCTTATTTTCACGACCGGATAATAGAAATACTGGGACTGGTATAGTTTACTCAACTTTCTGAGTTTGGTTAATCGCCCGATAAAGCTGAGTTGAGCAGCTCGTCTGCTCGTACGAAACTTATACCCGCAGGGTGAAATAAAGAGGTTTTGGTGATTTTTCGTGCCAGTGTTCCATAAGAAGCCAGAATCCAGGAGAAAAGCTTTAAAATCAGTCATTCTGGCTCCTGACTTCTGTCTTCTGACTTCTGTCTTCTGAATTCTCATCATGGAATGCCACGATGGCTCTCAATTAATTTATAACAGCAAATCAACACCATAAGACAAGTCAGAAAGTTGAGTAGTTTAAATAGACGGAAGTTATGAGCCAGCCTTTCTCTTTTTTTCCGGATACAATGCGAAGATATCCTGTTCGGCAGGCTTGCAGATTCCCCGCTCTGTGATCAGTCCGGTAATCAGACGGGCAGGTGTCACATCAAATCCATAATTGGCTGTAACGGTGTTTTTGGGAGCTATAGCGACTGTTTCTGATTTTCCCAGAGCGGTAATCCCGCTGATATTGCAGATCTCATCCCCCCCGCGTTTTTCAATGGGAATTTCCCGTACTCCGTCCCGTATCCGCCAGTCAAATGTTGAAGAGGGAAGCGCCACATAAAACGGGACGTTGTTATCCTTTGCAGCCAGGGCTTTCAGATAGGTCCCGATCTTGTTGGCGACATCACCGGTGCAGGTGGTCCGGTCGGTGCCGACGATGACCATATCGACCATCCCGTGCTGCATCAGATGGCCACCGGTGTTGTCCGCAATCAGGGTATGTGGGACCCCTTCTTCTTTCAACTCCCAGGCGGTCAGTTTCGCACCCTGCAACCAGGGCCTGGTTTCATCAACCCAGACATGGACGTCGATTCCCTGATGATGGGCGGCATAGACAGGAGCGGTGGCTGAACCGTAGTCAACAAAGGCGAGCCAGCCGGCGTTGCAGTGGGTCAGGATGTTGACCGTTTCGCCGTTTTTTCGTTTGCTGATCTCTTTGATGATTTCAACGCCATGCTCCCCTATTCTCCGGCAGAATTCGGCGTCCTCATCGGCGATTTCGCAGGCGGTGGAAAAGAGTGTTTTTATTTTCTCTTCAGGAGATGACGCATTCCGGACCGCCTGGAGCTGGCGGTCAACGGCCCAGGCGAGATTGGAGGCGGTGGGTCTGGTGGCGACAAGATTTGCTGCGGCCTGTTCCAGGGCCTGGTCAATGGTTTTCGGATCACTCCTGAGACCGGCACAGTACATACCGAATCCGGCGGTAGCGCCGATCAGTCCCGCACCCCGGACGTGCATTTCCTTGATTGCGCGGGCAAAATCAGCAACAGTGCTGAGGTCTTCCATGACCAGTTTATGGGGAAGATGACGCTGGTCGATAATTCTGATCTTTCCAGACCCGTCGGGGACGGGCCAGATGGTTCTGTAATGTTCACCATTGATATTCATGGGCTGGATTCCGGGTGGATGGAAGTGTATTAAAAGAATCTGGAC
Protein-coding regions in this window:
- a CDS encoding serine hydrolase, which produces NNISILDYKLSDILNIEEVNIDKYKIKIIDLLSHSSGLPAYRTYFKDVDCESKSDHKEFYLKKILNEPLEYPTGSGSVYSDLGFILLGFIIEKLIGRNLDDYLREKILDPIGIGKNIFFQRHESFSLEKENFVPMEICPWRKRLIQGEVSDENCWALGGVAGHAGLFADLDSVLALTAFILDMWQGRKTHPEINNTDLQKCLRRREEIKESSWALGFDTPTVGKSSSGRYFSPESVGHLGFTGTSFWIDPERDLVVVLLTNRIHPSRGNEKIKEFRPYFHDRIIEILGLV
- the mtnA gene encoding S-methyl-5-thioribose-1-phosphate isomerase, whose translation is MNINGEHYRTIWPVPDGSGKIRIIDQRHLPHKLVMEDLSTVADFARAIKEMHVRGAGLIGATAGFGMYCAGLRSDPKTIDQALEQAAANLVATRPTASNLAWAVDRQLQAVRNASSPEEKIKTLFSTACEIADEDAEFCRRIGEHGVEIIKEISKRKNGETVNILTHCNAGWLAFVDYGSATAPVYAAHHQGIDVHVWVDETRPWLQGAKLTAWELKEEGVPHTLIADNTGGHLMQHGMVDMVIVGTDRTTCTGDVANKIGTYLKALAAKDNNVPFYVALPSSTFDWRIRDGVREIPIEKRGGDEICNISGITALGKSETVAIAPKNTVTANYGFDVTPARLITGLITERGICKPAEQDIFALYPEKKRKAGS